One window from the genome of Deinococcus multiflagellatus encodes:
- a CDS encoding lipopolysaccharide biosynthesis protein: MNSFFRKVLLLVGGAAGGQLIALALTPVLARLYSPEDFQRVGLLISFGAPAIVVATLKYEAAIIGARTDDEARDLLSLSIVLSLLSAPLLSLIAAGIVVKNVLGYGALGTLGSVAVGMLSASSGVFFALRAYLIRQEQYGQAAQISLLQGVAASAVRLAGGVLHLGFAGLAAGEVVNRTAGVLRGWRTAQPRWLPWHEALRVARAHRQFPRVILPSALIDAVAVALPLPLLTVLTTVGTAGSFSLLQRTLFAVVAVVTAAMADVFQSRYAQLWRAEQGPQAGQYLYRTLGALGLQAGALGVLLYLCAPLALRLFGEQWPQLPAMIRWLIPWLCALYVVGPVSRVVFVHTERASVKLIYDVSVVAFLVCFYALVRSGTVHLADPLLVVAIFSVINAVMYAVYLGVLLSLVHSQQRKV, from the coding sequence GTGAATTCTTTTTTCCGTAAAGTGCTGCTCCTGGTCGGGGGAGCGGCGGGTGGTCAGCTGATTGCACTGGCGCTTACGCCTGTGCTCGCGCGCCTCTACAGTCCAGAAGACTTTCAGCGCGTGGGGTTGCTCATTTCCTTTGGTGCGCCAGCTATTGTGGTGGCCACCTTAAAGTATGAAGCGGCCATTATCGGTGCCCGCACCGATGACGAGGCGCGCGATCTGCTCTCTCTCTCGATTGTGCTGTCCCTGTTGAGTGCGCCGCTGCTGTCCCTGATCGCTGCAGGCATCGTTGTAAAGAACGTCTTGGGGTATGGCGCGCTGGGCACACTGGGCAGTGTGGCGGTGGGTATGCTCTCAGCGAGTTCGGGGGTGTTTTTCGCGTTGCGGGCATACCTGATTCGGCAAGAGCAATATGGGCAGGCCGCCCAGATCAGTTTGCTGCAGGGGGTGGCCGCCAGTGCTGTTCGGTTGGCGGGCGGTGTGCTGCACCTGGGCTTCGCGGGGCTGGCCGCCGGTGAGGTGGTCAACCGCACAGCCGGTGTGCTGCGGGGGTGGCGTACGGCGCAGCCCAGGTGGCTGCCGTGGCACGAAGCGCTCCGGGTCGCCCGGGCGCACCGTCAATTTCCGCGCGTCATTCTGCCCTCGGCTCTCATTGACGCTGTGGCAGTCGCGCTGCCGCTGCCCCTGTTGACGGTGCTAACCACGGTGGGAACTGCCGGCAGTTTCTCGTTGCTGCAGCGCACCCTGTTTGCAGTGGTTGCGGTGGTCACGGCCGCCATGGCCGATGTGTTTCAAAGTCGCTACGCCCAACTCTGGCGTGCGGAGCAGGGCCCGCAGGCAGGTCAGTATCTGTACAGGACGCTGGGTGCGCTCGGGCTTCAGGCCGGAGCGCTGGGTGTGCTGCTGTATTTGTGCGCGCCCTTGGCTCTGCGCCTGTTTGGCGAGCAGTGGCCGCAGCTGCCCGCCATGATCCGGTGGCTGATTCCCTGGCTGTGCGCGCTGTATGTCGTGGGCCCGGTGTCACGGGTGGTGTTCGTGCACACCGAGCGCGCCAGTGTGAAACTGATCTACGACGTGTCCGTGGTGGCCTTTTTGGTGTGCTTCTATGCGCTGGTGAGGAGCGGTACTGTGCACCTGGCCGATCCGCTTCTGGTGGTGGCTATTTTTTCTGTGATCAACGCGGTGATGTACGCCGTGTATCTGGGTGTCTTACTCTCTTTGGTTCATTCGCAGCAGAGGAAGGTGTAA
- the asnB gene encoding asparagine synthase (glutamine-hydrolyzing), which produces MCGIAGLLRLNGAPPARQELERVLEHTKHRGPDDQGLLLLGQAGEPLFHGRQPQDIASPILTETQVAFLHRRLSILDLSAEGWQPMATADQRLWITFNGEIYNFLELRSELETLGYRFRSDSDTEVLLAAWHAWGEACLHRLTGMFAFALYDQQHQRVTLVRDPFGIKPLHYAQVQGRLVFASEIAGLLAFDGVSRQLNAGAAARYLRFGVSNDGETTLFQDVRQLPPAHLMRVDLRSGAVTVQRYWAPRPQIQATAPGEAATELRRLFLKNIELHMRADVPVGAALSGGIDSSAVVASIRHLYPDAELHTFSYVEPDFKLNEGAWVKQVTDRYPVTSHIVTPQPGDLERDLDELILAQGEPFLSTSIYAQYAVFRSARQHGIPVILDGQGADEQLAGYPIYASARLTSLLRQGQVQRAAQMIRQAGPARRALLLNVAQFLAPAAVQGTLRQLVGEPLQPTWLSADWLRRQGVELRAERVPGGRQTLKEELQRSTFRYPLPSLLRYEDRNSMHFSIESRVPFLTRELAEFLMTLPEELLLDAQGRTKAVFRDAMKGLVPDPILARRDKLGFVTPETRWLIAHPEWVERQLEILEQLEGPVDAAQARQHWQALQTRAAEDSAGPLWRMLNFAAWVQAYQVVL; this is translated from the coding sequence ATGTGTGGAATTGCTGGGCTTTTGCGTTTAAACGGGGCGCCGCCTGCGCGCCAGGAACTTGAGCGGGTGCTTGAGCACACGAAACACCGGGGCCCCGACGATCAGGGCCTGCTGCTGCTGGGGCAGGCGGGCGAACCCCTGTTTCATGGGCGTCAGCCCCAGGACATCGCCTCGCCTATCCTGACAGAGACGCAGGTGGCTTTTTTGCACCGACGGCTGTCTATTCTCGATCTTTCCGCAGAAGGCTGGCAGCCCATGGCCACGGCAGACCAGCGCCTGTGGATCACCTTCAACGGCGAAATCTACAACTTCCTGGAGTTGCGCTCAGAACTGGAAACGTTGGGGTATCGCTTCCGGTCAGATTCAGACACCGAGGTGCTGCTCGCGGCCTGGCACGCCTGGGGAGAAGCCTGCCTGCACCGCCTGACCGGCATGTTCGCCTTTGCCCTCTATGATCAGCAGCACCAGCGCGTGACCCTGGTGCGGGACCCCTTCGGCATCAAACCCCTGCACTACGCCCAGGTTCAGGGGCGCCTGGTCTTTGCTTCAGAGATTGCCGGGCTGCTGGCCTTTGACGGTGTGTCACGGCAGCTGAACGCTGGCGCGGCCGCCCGTTACTTGCGGTTTGGGGTCAGCAACGACGGCGAGACCACGCTGTTTCAGGATGTTCGCCAGTTGCCCCCCGCCCATCTGATGCGGGTTGACCTGCGCAGTGGGGCCGTCACTGTGCAGCGCTACTGGGCGCCGCGTCCCCAGATTCAGGCCACCGCGCCCGGCGAGGCGGCTACAGAACTGCGCCGACTGTTTCTCAAGAACATTGAGCTGCACATGCGCGCCGATGTGCCGGTTGGGGCTGCCCTGTCGGGCGGCATTGACTCGTCGGCGGTGGTGGCGTCGATTCGGCACCTGTATCCGGATGCCGAGCTGCATACCTTCAGCTATGTGGAGCCGGATTTTAAATTGAACGAGGGGGCCTGGGTCAAGCAGGTGACTGACCGTTACCCTGTGACCTCGCACATCGTGACGCCCCAACCCGGCGACCTTGAGCGTGATCTCGATGAACTGATTCTGGCCCAGGGTGAGCCTTTTTTAAGCACGTCTATTTACGCGCAGTACGCGGTGTTTCGGAGTGCACGGCAGCACGGTATTCCTGTCATTCTCGATGGTCAGGGCGCCGATGAGCAGCTGGCCGGGTACCCCATTTATGCCTCGGCCCGCCTGACCTCACTGCTGCGCCAAGGCCAAGTGCAGCGCGCGGCGCAGATGATTCGGCAAGCGGGTCCTGCTCGGCGGGCCTTGCTGCTGAATGTGGCGCAGTTTCTGGCGCCAGCGGCTGTGCAGGGGACCTTACGGCAGCTGGTGGGCGAACCTCTGCAACCCACTTGGCTTTCGGCCGACTGGCTGCGGCGCCAGGGCGTGGAACTGCGGGCCGAACGCGTCCCCGGGGGCCGGCAGACGCTCAAAGAAGAGCTGCAGCGCTCGACCTTCCGCTACCCCTTGCCCTCCTTGCTGCGCTACGAGGACCGGAATTCGATGCACTTTTCCATCGAGAGCCGCGTGCCGTTCTTGACCCGGGAACTGGCGGAATTCCTGATGACCCTGCCAGAAGAATTGCTGCTGGATGCCCAGGGCCGCACCAAGGCCGTGTTCAGAGACGCCATGAAAGGGCTGGTGCCGGACCCCATTCTGGCCCGGCGAGACAAGCTGGGATTTGTGACGCCAGAGACCCGTTGGCTCATCGCACATCCCGAGTGGGTCGAGCGCCAGTTGGAGATTCTGGAGCAGCTGGAGGGGCCGGTTGACGCTGCGCAGGCCCGGCAGCACTGGCAAGCGCTGCAGACGCGCGCGGCCGAAGACAGTGCGGGGCCTTTGTGGCGCATGCTCAACTTTGCCGCTTGGGTGCAGGCTTACCAGGTGGTTCTCTAA
- a CDS encoding O-antigen ligase family protein, whose translation MSVLTLPALRGWAQLPAALQVPLVLFAALQGLAAVFSPWWPWALPLGLGRVLLLIALLLWGWQRARVAWRHHLYAGFLWVLAAAYLTGAVSASTLWPYREIGLLYLSSTALGLMAALTLLIALWDWPALGARHKALLALPMLLLVLAGSRTAWLALLVGATVLALHRLPLACRTLGRALAVGIPAALSVLLLLNEGPDRLSERTGLWRNASAVAQASPWGGAGSYQLGRLISYGCADAERHAASLQGCEGPLQVLPAPWTFAHNLSAHLLAETGIIGTTGWLLVLGLSVLVCLRTPHPLVAACLAALLSSNLFDNTLLLPSGFHAELFWVLTGLGLRGLGRPGLRLVPLSLPLGLALCLLYALPLRSAEQTRLWPGLRLTAVYGLPQAERDQPYAIYVAAELDQQGYMDVQSCSPEGICRRIGGAVLAAGPVKTWVTVRPPQDTGTVRVVFTPFAGQGLAGALGPAVAWQVRLE comes from the coding sequence GTGAGTGTTCTGACACTACCGGCCCTGCGGGGCTGGGCCCAGCTGCCTGCTGCCCTGCAGGTGCCTCTGGTGTTGTTCGCCGCGCTGCAAGGCTTGGCTGCCGTTTTCTCGCCCTGGTGGCCGTGGGCCCTACCGCTGGGCCTTGGCCGCGTGCTGCTGCTGATTGCGCTGCTGCTTTGGGGCTGGCAGCGGGCGCGCGTGGCTTGGCGGCACCATCTTTACGCCGGCTTTCTGTGGGTGCTGGCCGCGGCCTACCTCACTGGCGCTGTCAGTGCATCCACCTTGTGGCCTTACCGGGAGATCGGCCTGCTGTATCTCTCCTCAACGGCCCTGGGATTAATGGCTGCATTAACCCTGCTGATTGCGCTGTGGGACTGGCCTGCCCTGGGGGCGCGGCACAAAGCCCTCCTGGCGCTCCCTATGCTGCTGCTGGTGCTGGCCGGCTCCAGAACCGCGTGGCTGGCATTGCTCGTGGGGGCCACGGTCCTCGCCCTCCACCGTTTGCCCCTGGCCTGCAGAACCCTGGGGCGGGCGCTGGCTGTGGGAATTCCGGCGGCCCTGAGCGTGCTGCTGCTGCTCAATGAGGGCCCTGACCGGCTCAGTGAGCGCACCGGGCTGTGGCGCAACGCTTCAGCGGTGGCCCAGGCTTCACCCTGGGGTGGCGCAGGCAGTTATCAGTTGGGGCGGCTCATCAGTTACGGCTGCGCCGACGCTGAGCGGCATGCGGCCAGCCTTCAGGGGTGCGAAGGGCCCTTGCAGGTTCTGCCCGCCCCCTGGACCTTTGCCCACAACCTCAGCGCCCATCTGCTGGCTGAAACGGGAATCATCGGCACCACAGGCTGGCTGCTGGTGCTGGGCCTCTCGGTTCTGGTGTGCCTCAGGACCCCCCACCCACTGGTGGCGGCGTGCCTCGCCGCCCTGCTCAGCAGCAACCTCTTTGACAATACCCTGCTGCTGCCCAGCGGTTTTCACGCTGAGCTGTTCTGGGTATTGACCGGGCTTGGTCTGCGCGGCCTGGGCCGCCCGGGGCTGCGCCTGGTCCCCCTGAGCCTGCCGCTGGGGCTGGCACTGTGTCTGCTGTATGCCCTGCCGCTGCGCAGTGCCGAACAAACGCGCCTCTGGCCAGGGCTGCGCCTGACGGCGGTTTATGGCCTGCCCCAGGCCGAACGGGATCAGCCCTACGCCATCTATGTGGCGGCCGAGTTGGATCAGCAGGGCTATATGGACGTGCAATCGTGCAGCCCTGAAGGCATCTGCCGCCGCATTGGCGGGGCGGTGCTGGCGGCGGGTCCAGTCAAAACCTGGGTGACTGTGCGCCCCCCCCAGGACACGGGCACGGTTCGTGTGGTTTTCACACCTTTCGCTGGCCAGGGGCTGGCTGGGGCCCTGGGGCCGGCCGTGGCTTGGCAGGTGCGCCTTGAATAG